A DNA window from Camelina sativa cultivar DH55 chromosome 17, Cs, whole genome shotgun sequence contains the following coding sequences:
- the LOC104759768 gene encoding EIN3-binding F-box protein 1-like, which translates to KFKKLILPALKKFEKLEILSLADLPSVKGQFLKEFVTARGQTLKQLILTNSGKLSDSSIKIISENCPNLTVLDLANVCKLTDSSLGYLANGCQALEKLIFCRNSFSDEAVAAFVETTGRCLEELSLNNVKTVGHNTALAIAKHSEKLVFVFRLCKLKL; encoded by the exons AAATTTAAGAAGCTTATTCTACCAGCATTAAAAAAGTTCGAGAAGTTGGAAATATTGTCCCTTGCGGATCTTCCTTCAGTCAAGGGTCAGTTCTTGAAGGAGTTTGTTACTGCTAGAGGACAGACCCTGAAGCAGCTAATTTTGACCAACTCTGG GAAATTATCTGATTCTTCTATCAAAATCATCTCTGAAAACTGTCCCAATTTAACCGTGCTTGACCTGGCTAACGTATGTAAGTTGACGGATTCTTCTTTGGGCTACCTTGCAAATGGCTGTCAAGCTCTGgagaaattgattttttgtCGCAACTCTTT TAGTGATGAAGCTGTAGCTGCATTTGTAGAAACCACAGGCCGTTGTCTGGAGGAGCTATCACTAAACAATGTTAAGACG GTTGGCCACAACACGGCCCTAGCAATTGCCAAACATTCAGAAAAGCTTGTGTTTGTGTTTCGATTGtgtaaattaaaactttaa